In Candidatus Paceibacterota bacterium, one genomic interval encodes:
- a CDS encoding homoserine O-acetyltransferase — protein sequence MSQNPFESSDTTRHAKPLRHARSAKLEEPLALELGGQLADVVVAYETYGELNAAHDNTVLVCHAISGDSHVARHDEQDDPGWWDIAVGPGKTIDTDRYFVICPNLLGGCRGTTGPGSINPATGKPYGRNFPTITVGDMVEVQRRLLVKLGIHQLLAVVGGSLGGHQALTWATRHSDRVRGVVALATSARLTSQALAFDVVGRNAILRDPHFHGGQYYDRPQGPKVGLALARMIGHITYLSREAMRDKFEADRLKPRDVAIEFEKRFSVGSYLGYQGAKFVERFDANSYLTLSVAMDLFDLGSTPNELAAALAHSRARWLVVSFSSDWLFPSDQSRDIVNALIANNAPVSYCDVQSSCGHDAFLLPNDLPVYGELTRAFLDHLAPTPSGRTAVADEGHGPTSIFHQHRLDHKRIAELIPPGASVLDLGCGSGTFLAGLRETNHRRVVGVELDEQKVLSGVRRGLDVIQADLNQGLGAFATGQFDCVVLSQTLQAVQDVERVLTEMVRIGRTCIVSIPNFGYHRLRTMLAETGRAPKSAGVLHYEWYNTPNIRFFTIADFEDFCRQKNFQVHRRIALDTEARAEVFEHPNLNADLAIFVISRADAAAERDVAERSAPG from the coding sequence GTGAGCCAGAACCCGTTCGAGAGCAGTGACACCACCCGCCACGCCAAGCCGTTGCGTCACGCGCGGTCGGCGAAGCTGGAGGAGCCTTTGGCACTGGAGCTGGGCGGCCAGCTGGCCGACGTCGTAGTTGCTTACGAGACATACGGCGAGCTGAACGCCGCACACGACAACACGGTTCTCGTTTGCCACGCGATCAGCGGTGATTCGCACGTGGCCCGGCACGACGAGCAGGACGATCCCGGCTGGTGGGATATCGCGGTCGGCCCGGGCAAGACGATTGATACCGACCGCTATTTCGTCATCTGTCCCAACCTGCTCGGCGGCTGCCGCGGCACCACAGGCCCCGGCAGCATCAACCCCGCCACTGGCAAGCCTTACGGGCGCAACTTCCCCACCATCACGGTCGGCGACATGGTGGAGGTGCAGCGCCGATTGCTGGTCAAGCTGGGGATCCACCAGTTGCTCGCCGTTGTGGGCGGTTCGCTCGGCGGGCATCAGGCTTTGACGTGGGCAACCCGTCATTCGGACCGCGTGCGGGGCGTGGTGGCATTGGCAACTTCCGCGCGGCTGACCAGCCAGGCACTGGCCTTCGACGTGGTTGGGCGCAACGCCATCCTCCGGGATCCGCACTTTCACGGCGGGCAATACTATGACCGGCCGCAGGGCCCCAAGGTGGGGCTGGCGCTGGCCCGGATGATCGGGCATATCACTTACCTCTCTCGGGAGGCCATGCGCGACAAGTTCGAAGCCGACCGCCTCAAGCCGCGGGACGTGGCGATCGAGTTCGAGAAGCGCTTTTCGGTCGGCTCCTATTTGGGTTACCAGGGAGCCAAGTTCGTCGAGCGCTTCGACGCCAACAGTTACCTGACGCTCTCGGTGGCGATGGACCTGTTCGACCTCGGCAGCACCCCGAACGAGCTGGCGGCGGCGCTCGCCCATTCGCGCGCCAGGTGGCTGGTGGTCAGCTTTTCCAGCGACTGGCTGTTCCCGTCCGACCAGTCGCGCGACATCGTCAATGCCCTGATTGCCAACAATGCGCCCGTCAGCTACTGCGATGTGCAAAGCAGTTGCGGCCATGACGCCTTCCTGCTGCCCAACGACTTGCCGGTGTATGGCGAATTGACGCGGGCCTTCCTGGACCATCTGGCTCCCACACCCAGCGGGCGGACGGCCGTCGCAGACGAGGGGCACGGCCCAACCAGCATTTTCCACCAGCACCGGCTGGATCATAAGCGCATTGCCGAGTTGATTCCGCCCGGCGCCAGCGTGCTGGATTTGGGCTGTGGCTCCGGCACCTTCCTGGCCGGGCTGCGGGAGACCAACCACCGCCGCGTGGTGGGCGTCGAGTTGGACGAGCAGAAGGTTCTGAGCGGCGTCCGCCGCGGGCTGGATGTCATCCAGGCCGACCTGAACCAGGGCCTCGGCGCCTTTGCCACCGGGCAGTTTGACTGCGTCGTCCTGTCTCAGACGCTGCAGGCGGTGCAGGACGTGGAACGCGTGCTGACGGAGATGGTGCGCATCGGCCGCACCTGTATCGTGAGCATTCCCAACTTCGGCTATCACCGCCTCCGCACGATGCTGGCTGAGACGGGGCGAGCGCCGAAGTCTGCCGGTGTGCTGCATTACGAATGGTATAACACCCCGAACATTCGCTTTTTCACCATTGCCGATTTCGAGGACTTCTGCCGCCAGAAGAATTTCCAGGTGCACCGGCGCATCGCGTTGGATACCGAAGCCAGGGCCGAGGTGTTTGAGCATCCGAACCTGAACGCTGACCTGGCGATCTTCGTCATCAGCCGCGCGGATGCAGCAGCCGAGCGGGATGTGGCTGAGCGGTCGGCACCCGGCTGA
- a CDS encoding Ig-like domain-containing protein — MAWDKSPSTNVIAQYKVYYGVAKNTYTNSVSAGTNLTVSVSNLVVGATYYFAATAVDTFGLESDYSTEVSTQIILPNQAPTLNALANVTINESSGLRTVNLSGISSGATGESQTLVVTSSSSNTGLIPNPTVNYTSPSASGSISFTPVPYAYGSAVVSVTVNDGGASNNIVTRTFTVTVNPVNQPPTLNNLANVTINENATLQTVNLTGIGTGAANESQTLTVTATSSNTGLIPNPTLSYTSPNTSGSISFTPVANAYGVATITVTVNDGASSDNTVTRTFTVTVNSVNQAPTLNTLANVTINENATLQTVSLTGIGTGAANESQTLSVTASSSNTGLIPNPTVSYTSPSASGSISFTPVANANGAATITVTVNDGATSNNIVTRTFTVTVNSVNQPPTLNNLANVTISENATLQTVNLTGIGTGAANESQTLAVTATSSNTGLIPNPTVSYTSPNASGSISFTPVAYANGAATITVTINDGGASNNIVTRTFTVTVTPVNQPPTLNNLANVTINENATLQTVSLTGIGTGAANESQTLAVTATSSNTGLIPNPTVSYTSPSASGSISFRPVTDANGSATITVTVNDGGASNNIVTRTFTVTVNHVNEPPTISAIADRMIAANTSTPAIAFTIADAETSAASLAVSGSSDNTSLVPTSRIVFSGNGGNRTVVITPTTGQTGSANITITVSDGTDTANRVFQLTVRSRPAAPGNLQVVGTQP, encoded by the coding sequence TTGGCCTGGGACAAGAGTCCCAGCACGAATGTCATCGCTCAATACAAGGTGTACTATGGTGTGGCCAAGAACACCTACACCAACTCTGTCTCTGCAGGCACGAATCTCACCGTGTCTGTCTCCAATCTGGTAGTGGGCGCAACCTATTATTTCGCGGCCACCGCGGTGGACACCTTCGGCCTGGAGAGTGATTACTCCACTGAGGTGTCAACGCAGATCATTCTGCCGAACCAGGCGCCCACGCTGAACGCCCTGGCCAACGTCACCATTAACGAGAGCTCCGGCCTCCGGACCGTTAACCTGAGCGGTATCAGTTCCGGGGCGACTGGCGAATCCCAAACCCTTGTCGTCACCTCCTCCTCCAGCAATACGGGCCTGATACCGAACCCAACGGTGAATTACACCAGCCCCAGCGCCAGCGGTTCAATCTCTTTCACCCCGGTCCCGTATGCTTATGGGTCAGCCGTCGTTAGCGTCACTGTCAATGACGGCGGCGCGAGCAACAACATCGTGACTCGCACCTTCACCGTCACCGTTAACCCGGTCAACCAGCCTCCCACGCTCAACAACCTGGCCAATGTCACGATTAACGAGAATGCCACCCTCCAGACTGTCAACCTGACCGGCATCGGCACCGGCGCGGCCAACGAGTCCCAGACTCTTACCGTCACTGCCACCTCCAGCAATACGGGCCTGATTCCGAACCCAACGTTGAGTTACACCAGCCCCAACACTAGCGGTTCGATCTCCTTCACCCCGGTCGCCAACGCCTATGGCGTTGCGACTATTACCGTCACCGTCAATGACGGTGCCTCGAGTGACAACACTGTGACCCGGACCTTTACCGTCACCGTCAACTCGGTCAACCAGGCTCCCACGCTCAACACCCTGGCCAATGTCACGATTAACGAGAATGCCACCCTCCAGACCGTCAGCCTGACTGGCATCGGCACCGGCGCGGCCAACGAGTCCCAAACGCTCAGCGTCACGGCCTCTTCCAGCAACACAGGCCTGATTCCGAACCCAACGGTGAGTTACACCAGCCCCAGCGCCAGCGGTTCAATCTCCTTCACCCCGGTCGCCAATGCCAACGGCGCCGCGACCATCACCGTCACCGTCAATGACGGCGCCACGAGCAACAACATCGTGACCCGCACCTTTACCGTCACCGTCAACTCGGTCAACCAGCCTCCCACGCTCAACAACCTGGCCAATGTCACGATTAGCGAGAATGCCACCCTCCAGACTGTCAACCTGACCGGCATCGGCACCGGCGCGGCCAACGAGTCCCAGACGTTGGCGGTTACCGCCACCTCCAGCAACACGGGCCTGATTCCGAATCCGACAGTCAGTTACACCAGCCCCAATGCTAGCGGTTCAATCTCCTTCACGCCCGTCGCCTACGCCAATGGCGCGGCCACTATCACTGTTACCATCAATGACGGCGGCGCGAGTAACAACATCGTGACCCGCACTTTCACCGTCACTGTCACCCCGGTCAACCAGCCTCCCACGCTCAACAATCTGGCCAACGTCACGATTAACGAGAATGCCACCCTCCAGACCGTCAGCCTGACCGGCATCGGCACCGGCGCGGCCAACGAGTCACAAACATTGGCGGTCACCGCCACCTCCAGCAACACGGGCCTGATTCCGAACCCAACGGTGAGTTACACCAGCCCCAGCGCCAGCGGTTCAATCTCCTTCAGGCCGGTCACCGACGCTAACGGCTCCGCGACCATTACCGTAACCGTGAATGATGGCGGTGCCAGCAATAACATTGTCACCCGCACGTTTACTGTCACCGTCAACCACGTCAATGAGCCGCCGACCATCTCCGCTATCGCCGACCGGATGATTGCGGCCAACACCTCCACTCCGGCTATTGCCTTCACAATTGCCGACGCCGAGACCTCGGCCGCGAGCCTGGCGGTTTCCGGCAGCTCGGACAACACCAGCCTGGTGCCCACCTCGCGCATCGTTTTTAGCGGCAACGGCGGCAATCGCACCGTAGTCATCACGCCCACCACCGGACAGACGGGCTCCGCCAATATCACCATCACTGTCAGCGACGGCACCGACACGGCCAACCGCGTCTTCCAACTGACCGTGCGCTCGCGGCCGGCGGCGCCCGGCAACCTTCAGGTCGTTGGCACGCAGCCCTAG
- a CDS encoding neutral/alkaline non-lysosomal ceramidase N-terminal domain-containing protein — protein sequence MPANNHLPRRLLIPLLLLTFGALPALAAKETFYAVGAAQVDITPDYPIRLNGYGARVKESEGIDQHIYAQALAIGSSKRSLAIVVTVDNVAVPAHLREEVAARLAKKAGLRNERFALCSTHTHTAPMLTGSCPNIFGADLPPDQQERVDRYTIELTDKLEQVALAALKARQPATLAWGQTKAGFAANRRTKDGPVDHDLPALVARDKSGRVRALFTSYACHCTTLADTPNRICGDWAGYAREHLEGDHPGAIVLVALGCGADANPNPRTGLEFATQNGNAIRTAVNELVRRPLSPLRQKLACQTKPISLAYDTLPTREQWTALAQSDNHWIAYHAKKNLARLDRGEKLPTRLPYLVQTWNFGQELAMVFLPGEVVVDYSLRLKKEYDPTRLWVNAYANDVPCYIPSKRIWREGGYEGGDAMIYFDRPTRLVEGTEELIVSTVHELLPPAFLAPR from the coding sequence ATGCCAGCAAATAACCATCTCCCGCGACGCCTCCTCATTCCGCTGCTGCTGCTAACCTTCGGTGCGCTGCCCGCTCTGGCTGCCAAAGAGACTTTCTACGCCGTCGGCGCCGCACAGGTGGACATCACGCCGGACTATCCGATCCGCCTCAACGGCTACGGGGCGCGGGTTAAGGAATCCGAAGGCATTGACCAGCACATCTATGCCCAGGCCCTGGCGATCGGCAGCAGCAAGCGGAGTTTGGCGATCGTGGTGACCGTGGACAATGTGGCCGTGCCGGCCCATTTGCGCGAGGAAGTCGCCGCGCGCCTCGCCAAGAAGGCCGGCCTGCGCAATGAGCGCTTTGCCCTCTGTTCCACCCACACCCACACCGCCCCGATGCTGACCGGCTCCTGCCCGAATATCTTCGGCGCGGACCTCCCGCCCGACCAGCAGGAACGAGTTGACCGCTACACCATCGAGCTGACCGACAAGCTGGAACAAGTGGCCCTTGCCGCGCTCAAGGCCCGCCAGCCCGCCACACTGGCCTGGGGCCAGACCAAAGCCGGCTTCGCCGCGAATCGCCGCACCAAGGACGGCCCGGTGGACCACGACCTCCCTGCCCTCGTCGCGCGCGACAAGTCCGGCCGCGTCCGCGCTCTCTTCACCAGCTACGCCTGCCATTGCACCACGCTCGCCGACACTCCCAACCGCATCTGCGGTGATTGGGCCGGCTACGCGCGCGAGCACCTCGAGGGGGATCATCCCGGCGCCATTGTGCTGGTCGCCCTGGGCTGCGGCGCGGACGCCAATCCCAACCCGCGCACCGGCCTCGAGTTCGCCACGCAGAACGGCAACGCCATCCGCACCGCCGTCAATGAACTCGTGCGGCGGCCCCTGTCCCCCCTCCGGCAGAAGCTCGCCTGTCAGACCAAACCCATCTCCCTGGCCTACGACACCCTGCCCACCCGCGAGCAGTGGACCGCGCTGGCGCAATCAGACAATCATTGGATCGCCTACCATGCGAAGAAGAACCTGGCCCGGCTCGACCGTGGCGAGAAGCTGCCTACCCGGCTGCCCTACCTCGTCCAGACCTGGAACTTTGGCCAGGAGCTGGCGATGGTGTTCCTGCCCGGCGAAGTGGTCGTGGACTACTCGCTGCGGCTGAAGAAGGAATATGACCCGACCCGGCTCTGGGTGAACGCCTACGCGAACGATGTGCCCTGTTACATCCCCTCCAAGCGCATCTGGCGCGAGGGCGGCTACGAGGGCGGCGACGCGATGATTTACTTCGACCGCCCAACCCGCCTGGTTGAGGGGACGGAGGAGCTGATTGTCTCCACCGTTCACGAGCTGCTCCCGCCCGCATTCCTCGCCCCAAGATAA
- a CDS encoding DUF1080 domain-containing protein, producing MNTARPILSRITLNLALLGALSWASGPACLAQPDPNWIDHDRNRPQPPVVAPATASTQDQAGKPPSDATVLFDGGNLSQWVSMDGSPTKWITRDGYMECVKGSGYIRTLQCFGDCQLHVEWATPVPGEGKGQGRGNSGVFLGLTRYEIQVLDSYENTTYADGGAGSIYGQYPPLVNVCRPPGQWQTYDIVYTAPRFDAEGKLISPAYMTVFQNGVLIQNNVELTGPTDWLDRAPYQPHPEKQPISLQDHGNPVRFRNIWVRELGKPGKKEFMLPNARLDSYAGSYDPIEIGREGSQLTARLGSRKFLLFAESPTKFFAKTTDVQIEFPGGGQGKPDRLIWSVGEGANEAKRTK from the coding sequence ATGAATACCGCCAGACCTATTCTCTCCAGGATTACGCTTAATCTTGCCCTTTTGGGTGCCTTGTCATGGGCGAGCGGCCCGGCCTGCCTGGCCCAACCTGACCCGAACTGGATTGATCACGACCGCAATCGCCCCCAACCGCCCGTGGTGGCCCCGGCTACCGCCAGCACACAGGACCAGGCCGGCAAACCGCCCTCCGATGCCACCGTGCTGTTCGACGGCGGGAACCTCTCGCAATGGGTCAGCATGGACGGCAGCCCGACCAAGTGGATTACCCGCGACGGCTACATGGAATGCGTCAAGGGCAGCGGCTACATCCGCACTCTCCAATGCTTCGGCGATTGCCAGCTTCACGTCGAGTGGGCCACGCCGGTGCCGGGCGAGGGCAAGGGCCAGGGCCGCGGCAACAGCGGCGTCTTCCTGGGCCTGACCCGCTATGAAATACAGGTCCTGGATTCCTATGAGAACACGACCTACGCCGACGGCGGTGCCGGCTCAATTTACGGCCAATACCCGCCGCTGGTTAACGTTTGCCGCCCGCCGGGACAATGGCAGACCTACGACATCGTTTACACCGCCCCGCGCTTCGACGCGGAGGGCAAGCTCATCTCCCCAGCTTACATGACCGTGTTCCAGAACGGCGTGCTCATCCAGAACAACGTCGAACTGACCGGCCCCACGGACTGGCTCGATCGGGCCCCCTATCAGCCCCACCCGGAGAAGCAGCCCATCTCGCTGCAGGACCACGGCAACCCGGTCCGTTTCCGCAACATCTGGGTTCGTGAACTCGGCAAGCCCGGCAAGAAGGAGTTCATGCTGCCGAATGCCCGGCTCGACAGCTATGCGGGCAGCTATGATCCCATCGAGATCGGCCGCGAGGGAAGCCAACTGACCGCTCGCTTGGGCAGCCGCAAGTTCCTGCTGTTCGCGGAGTCTCCGACGAAGTTCTTCGCCAAGACCACCGACGTGCAAATCGAGTTCCCCGGCGGCGGCCAGGGCAAGCCCGACCGGCTGATCTGGTCAGTCGGCGAGGGCGCCAACGAGGCGAAGCGCACGAAGTAA
- a CDS encoding cytidylate kinase-like family protein: protein MQTQPGLDRALSFLNCQLQPSRKRSAPPRAGLAFRAVTMSRQTGSGAHIVAEKLAAHLQAHSPKDSCPWTVFDRNLVEKVLEDHNLPQRLAGFMPEDRVSELEDTVDDLLGLHPPSWTLVRQTTDTILRLVELGNVILIGRGATVITARLDYVFHVRIVGSLEKRVKHVQELNRISKEAALDIIRREDRGRKRYLKKYFGMNPDDPLQYHLIINTDSIACDEAARIIGDAIVNHA from the coding sequence ATGCAAACACAACCTGGTTTAGACCGTGCCTTAAGTTTCCTTAACTGCCAGTTGCAACCCTCGCGCAAACGGTCTGCTCCCCCCAGGGCTGGCCTGGCCTTCCGCGCCGTGACGATGTCGCGCCAGACCGGCTCGGGAGCGCACATCGTTGCAGAGAAGCTCGCTGCCCACCTGCAGGCTCACAGCCCCAAAGACTCCTGCCCCTGGACCGTCTTCGACCGCAACCTGGTGGAGAAAGTCCTGGAGGATCATAATCTCCCCCAGCGCCTGGCCGGATTCATGCCCGAAGACCGGGTATCCGAACTGGAAGACACCGTGGACGACTTGCTCGGCTTGCACCCCCCTTCCTGGACATTGGTGCGCCAGACCACGGACACAATCCTGCGCCTGGTCGAGCTGGGCAACGTGATCCTCATTGGACGCGGCGCCACAGTCATTACCGCCAGGCTTGATTACGTCTTCCATGTCCGGATCGTGGGCTCGCTGGAGAAGCGCGTGAAGCATGTGCAGGAGTTGAACCGTATAAGCAAGGAAGCCGCGCTGGACATCATCCGCCGGGAAGATCGCGGCCGCAAGCGCTACCTGAAAAAGTACTTTGGCATGAACCCCGACGATCCGCTGCAGTACCACTTGATTATCAATACTGACAGCATCGCCTGCGACGAGGCGGCCCGCATCATCGGCGACGCCATCGTTAACCACGCGTGA
- the infC gene encoding translation initiation factor IF-3, giving the protein MSRPFASRRAPAGPFIRVNGKIRAREVRVIGTEGNQLGVFSLGDALMLARAGGVDLVEIAPTANPPVCRLVDYGKFRFEQAKRDKDSKKHQHANKVKEVQLSPKIDRHDLGVKLQRAIEFLCEEMKVKVTLKFRGREMAHTEYGFEVIQDFLTDIAAYGHPDFEPKLVGRGIHVMISPLPRNKRAKAPLPGEVALSPPSPPAPARGANRLPGQPVQIERAASAPQDESRTEGFKNNPFAELDVNG; this is encoded by the coding sequence TTGAGTCGCCCCTTTGCTTCACGTCGCGCTCCTGCCGGTCCGTTCATCAGGGTTAATGGGAAAATTCGCGCCCGCGAGGTCCGGGTCATCGGGACCGAAGGCAACCAGCTCGGCGTCTTCTCCCTGGGGGACGCCCTAATGCTCGCGCGGGCCGGCGGTGTGGACCTGGTTGAGATCGCCCCGACCGCCAACCCGCCCGTCTGCCGGCTCGTGGACTACGGCAAGTTCCGCTTCGAACAAGCCAAGCGCGACAAGGATTCCAAAAAGCACCAGCACGCCAACAAGGTCAAAGAGGTGCAGCTCAGTCCGAAGATTGATCGGCACGACCTGGGCGTTAAGCTGCAGCGCGCCATTGAATTCCTGTGTGAGGAAATGAAGGTCAAGGTCACGCTCAAGTTCCGTGGCCGGGAAATGGCCCACACCGAGTATGGCTTCGAGGTTATCCAGGATTTTCTGACCGACATTGCCGCTTACGGGCATCCCGACTTTGAACCCAAGCTGGTCGGGCGCGGCATCCACGTCATGATTTCCCCCCTGCCGCGTAACAAGCGGGCTAAGGCCCCCCTTCCGGGCGAGGTTGCACTGTCCCCCCCCTCTCCTCCAGCCCCGGCGCGCGGCGCAAACAGGTTGCCAGGCCAGCCCGTGCAGATCGAGCGGGCCGCCAGCGCGCCGCAAGACGAGTCCAGGACCGAAGGGTTCAAGAACAACCCGTTTGCCGAACTCGACGTCAATGGCTAA
- the recA gene encoding recombinase RecA: MPPKTPDKSAAADTKAAEAAKVAATRQRDLDAALSAITKAYGDGSIMRLGDARALRQIEVIPTGALAMDLALGVGGIPRGRVVEIFGPESSGKTTLMLHVIANAQKAGGLAAFIDAEHALDPVYAKRLGVNLDDLLVSQPDSGEEALSICETLARSNALDVIVIDSVAALVPKAELEGEMGMATMGMQARLMSQALRKLTAILAKAKTTCVFTNQMREKVGVMFGNPETTPGGKALKFYASVRIDIRRRDTLKDAAGNAVGNHVKVKIVKNKVAPPFAEAEFDIIYNHGINQEGSILDVGVECGAVEKKGAWLQFEGELIGQGKDAAQRALAEKPELAKKIVNAIMARRAAAPA, from the coding sequence ATGCCTCCCAAGACTCCTGACAAATCCGCTGCCGCCGACACGAAAGCCGCCGAAGCCGCCAAGGTTGCCGCGACCCGCCAGCGGGACCTTGACGCCGCCCTTTCCGCTATCACAAAAGCCTACGGCGACGGGAGCATCATGCGCCTGGGCGACGCCCGCGCGCTGAGGCAAATCGAGGTCATCCCCACCGGCGCGCTGGCCATGGACCTGGCGCTGGGCGTCGGCGGCATCCCGCGCGGGCGCGTGGTGGAAATCTTCGGCCCCGAATCCTCCGGCAAGACCACCTTGATGTTGCACGTGATCGCCAACGCCCAGAAAGCGGGCGGACTGGCCGCGTTTATTGACGCCGAACACGCCCTCGACCCGGTCTACGCCAAGCGGTTGGGCGTGAACCTGGATGATCTGCTTGTGTCGCAGCCGGACAGTGGCGAGGAAGCCCTCTCTATTTGCGAGACCCTCGCCCGGTCCAACGCGCTGGACGTCATTGTCATTGACTCCGTGGCGGCCCTGGTGCCCAAGGCCGAACTCGAGGGTGAGATGGGCATGGCCACGATGGGCATGCAGGCGCGGCTGATGAGCCAGGCGCTGCGCAAGTTGACCGCCATTCTGGCCAAGGCCAAAACCACCTGCGTCTTCACCAACCAGATGCGCGAAAAGGTCGGCGTGATGTTTGGCAATCCCGAGACCACGCCCGGGGGCAAAGCCCTGAAATTCTACGCGAGCGTCCGCATCGACATCCGCCGCCGGGACACGCTCAAGGACGCCGCCGGCAACGCGGTGGGCAACCACGTCAAGGTGAAGATTGTGAAGAACAAAGTGGCCCCGCCCTTCGCCGAGGCCGAGTTCGACATTATTTACAATCACGGCATCAACCAGGAAGGCAGCATCCTTGACGTCGGCGTCGAATGCGGGGCGGTCGAGAAGAAAGGGGCCTGGCTCCAATTCGAGGGCGAGTTGATCGGCCAGGGCAAGGACGCGGCGCAAAGGGCGCTGGCGGAGAAGCCGGAGCTGGCGAAGAAGATCGTCAACGCGATCATGGCCCGCCGGGCTGCCGCCCCCGCGTAG
- a CDS encoding neutral/alkaline non-lysosomal ceramidase N-terminal domain-containing protein: MPRLLLSLLFLSLSPLLSHAARPVYYSVGAARVDITPDYPVWLSGYAARQSEHEGVDQRIYAQALAIGSSRRTLALLITVDNVGVPAAVRDEIAARLARKARLRNERFALCSTHTHTAPMLAGCLANLFGRDLPSDQQARVNRYTRDLTDKLEQVAFAALQARQPATLAWGQTKAGFAANRRIKDGPVDHDLPVLVARDKSGQVRALFMSYACHCTTLGATPNRICGDWAGYAREHLERDHPGAVALVAAACGGDANPHPRPGLEFAQQHGNAISTAVNTLLQQPLTPLRDKLTCQAKPIALPFDTLPTREQWMAQAQSNIQYVAYHAQKNLARLDRGEKLPTELPYLVQTWNFGKQLALIFLPGEVVVDYSLRLKREYDPSRLWVNAYANDVPCYIPSRRVWREGGYEAGYAMIYYDRPTRLAEQTEDLIVSTVHQLLPRTFRAPGQPPQP; encoded by the coding sequence ATGCCACGCCTCCTCCTTTCGCTCCTGTTTCTGTCCCTCAGCCCGCTCCTCTCGCACGCGGCCCGGCCGGTTTACTACTCCGTCGGCGCGGCGCGGGTGGACATCACGCCGGACTACCCGGTCTGGCTCAGCGGCTACGCCGCGCGGCAGAGCGAACACGAGGGGGTGGACCAGCGCATTTACGCCCAGGCCCTCGCCATCGGCAGCAGCCGGAGGACCCTCGCCCTGCTGATCACCGTGGACAACGTCGGCGTGCCGGCCGCCGTGCGCGACGAGATCGCCGCCCGTCTCGCCAGGAAGGCCCGTCTGCGCAACGAGCGCTTCGCCCTCTGCTCCACCCACACCCACACCGCGCCCATGCTGGCCGGCTGCCTGGCCAACCTCTTCGGGAGAGACCTCCCCTCGGATCAGCAGGCCCGGGTAAACCGCTACACCCGGGACTTGACCGACAAGCTGGAGCAAGTGGCCTTTGCCGCTCTTCAGGCCCGCCAACCCGCCACGCTGGCGTGGGGCCAGACCAAAGCCGGCTTCGCCGCCAACCGCCGCATCAAAGACGGCCCGGTGGACCACGACCTGCCCGTCCTCGTCGCGCGCGACAAGTCGGGCCAGGTCCGCGCCTTGTTCATGAGCTACGCCTGTCACTGCACCACTCTGGGCGCCACCCCCAACCGTATTTGCGGCGATTGGGCCGGCTACGCCCGCGAACACCTCGAGCGCGACCACCCTGGCGCAGTGGCGCTCGTCGCCGCGGCCTGCGGAGGCGACGCCAACCCTCATCCCCGCCCCGGCCTGGAATTCGCCCAACAGCACGGCAACGCCATCAGCACCGCCGTCAACACCCTCCTTCAGCAACCGCTCACTCCCCTGCGCGATAAACTGACCTGCCAGGCCAAACCCATCGCCCTGCCCTTCGACACCCTCCCCACGCGTGAGCAATGGATGGCACAGGCGCAATCCAACATCCAATACGTCGCCTACCACGCACAGAAAAACCTCGCCCGGCTCGACCGCGGCGAGAAGCTGCCCACTGAACTCCCTTACCTCGTGCAGACGTGGAACTTCGGCAAGCAGTTGGCCCTGATATTCCTCCCCGGCGAAGTCGTCGTTGACTACTCCCTGCGCCTCAAGCGGGAATACGACCCCTCGCGCCTCTGGGTTAACGCCTACGCCAACGATGTTCCCTGTTACATCCCCTCCCGGCGCGTCTGGCGCGAAGGCGGCTACGAAGCCGGCTACGCCATGATCTACTACGACCGCCCTACCCGCCTGGCGGAGCAAACCGAAGACCTGATCGTCTCCACCGTTCACCAGCTCCTGCCGCGCACGTTCCGCGCCCCCGGCCAACCGCCCCAGCCGTAG